GCCCAGCACGATCGCCCCGCCCGGCAAAGTGCCGACCGGGTTGCGGACCACCGGCGTGTAGCCCCCGGCCAGGGTCGCCTTGGCGTCGGTCAGCTCGGCGTCGCGGCTGCGCTCGTACTCCCACGGCACGAACCGCTTCATCAGGTCGAGGATCCGCGCGAAGTGCTCGGCCGGGCCCGGGCGGTCGTCGAAGCAGTCCAGCGGCCCGCCGGGAACGCCTTCGAAGAAGAGGATGTCGCAGTTCCCGCTCAGCGTGTAGGCGGGGATCATGAACAGCTCGCCGACGCCGGGGACGATGTTGAACCGCACGGCCATCTTGTCCGGGTGCTCCGGCCGCGGGCGCACGCCGTGGGCGTAGGCCAGCGACAGCGCGCGCATCGGTTTCGTGTACGGCGACCGCTCGGGCACGCGGTCGAACAGCTGCACCAGCTCGCCCTTGCCGGCCGAGATGATCACCAGGTCGTACAGCCGGGCCAGTGCGTCCAGTTCGGACGTCATCACGCCGTGGATGACCAGCTTGCCGCCGCGGTCCTCGAACAGCTCCAGCCAGCCGGCCATCTTCACCCGCTGGTCGACCGACTGCGCGATGTGGTCGAGTTCGGCGAACCAGTC
This genomic window from Amycolatopsis mongoliensis contains:
- a CDS encoding styrene monooxygenase/indole monooxygenase family protein yields the protein MRKVLIVGAGQSGLQLALGLLAKDYDVTVMSARTPEEIRNGRVMSTQCMFHDALQHERDLGINQWEADTVNVEGLGVSVAAPDGGRALDWFAELDHIAQSVDQRVKMAGWLELFEDRGGKLVIHGVMTSELDALARLYDLVIISAGKGELVQLFDRVPERSPYTKPMRALSLAYAHGVRPRPEHPDKMAVRFNIVPGVGELFMIPAYTLSGNCDILFFEGVPGGPLDCFDDRPGPAEHFARILDLMKRFVPWEYERSRDAELTDAKATLAGGYTPVVRNPVGTLPGGAIVLGMADVVVANDPITGQGSNNASHCAATYLDAIVEHGDRPYDAAWMSATFERYWEYARHVTEWTNALLLPPPPHVLQILGVAGQNPAVARRFANGFTDPTDFQHWFMDPALWEKYLAEV